One genomic window of Elaeis guineensis isolate ETL-2024a chromosome 2, EG11, whole genome shotgun sequence includes the following:
- the LOC140855216 gene encoding uncharacterized protein: MKASHLLLGRPWQYDRRAIHDGFKNTYSFVKNGKSIVLAPLSPQQVQKDQLVIEKGKKENLFANKGEVKRVLTNHEIIFVLVAKQVPSEEVSLPPQMKEILEEFTDVFPEELPKGLLPIKGIEHQIDLIPGFALPNRPAYRCNPEEIKELQGQVADLLEKGYVRESMSPCSVPALLVPKKDGSMRMCVDSRAINKITIKYRYPILRLDDMLDELHGAKVFSKIDLRSGYHQIRMKEGDEWKTAFKTKFGLYEWTVMPFGLSNAPSTFMRLMNHVLHKFIVFLGYVVSQHGVEVDEEKVKAIKEWPVPTNHLKGQSKLNRRHAKWMEFLKIFPYVIKYKKENVNIVADALSKRYALISLLNAKLMGFELIIDRYKDNPKFVNIYEKCEKGAVNGYYRHDEYLFKSGRLCIPNSSIRELLVREAHGGGLAGHFGEKKILEMMKEHFYWPAMIRNVHHVIERKSKFMPRADGPFRVIEKVNDNAYKIELPDDYNVSATFNVRDLSPYLEDSLDDEEDLDLRVAVDFKVMYENMAYLLKNKEVMDANLIILQEEKKKESKLASKLKYQLEKKLKALKEKT; encoded by the exons ATGAAAGCCAGCCATCTTCTTTTGGGAAGGCCTTGGCAGTACGATCGGAGGGCTATTCATGACGGCTTCAAAAATACCTATTCATTTGTCAAGAATGGGAAGAGTATAGTGTTGGCACCACTTAGCCCGCAACAGGTCCAGAAGGATCAGCTTGTGATTGAAAAGGGCAAGAAAGAGAACCTATTTGCCAACAAGGGGGAAGTGAAGCGAGTTTTGACTaaccatgaaattatttttgttcttgtagctAAGCAGGTTCCAAGTGAAGAAGTCTCCCTTCCACCGCAAATGAAGGAGATCTTGGAGGAATTTACCGATGTGTTCCCTGAAGAATTACCAAAAGGATTGCTACCAATCAAAGGGATCGAGCATCAGATTGATCTCATTCCAGGATTTGCCCTACCAAATAGACCAGCCTATAGATGCAATCCCGAGGAGATCAAGGAGTTGCAGGGGCAAGTTGCGGATCTTTTGGAGAAGGGTTATGTGAGGGAGTCTATGAGCCCATGTTCAGTACCAGCTCTGTTGGTACCAAAGAAGGATGGATCTATGCGGATGTGCGTGGATAGTAGGGCGATAAACAAGATCACAATAAAATATCGCTATCCAATCCTGCGACTGGACGATATGCTTGATGAGTTGCATGGAGctaaggtcttctcaaaaatagaccTTAGGAGCGGATACCATCAGATTCGCATGAAGGAAGGTGATGAATGGAAGACCGCATTCAAGACCAAGTTTGGATTGTATGAGTGGACGGTCATGCCATTTGGCTTGTCCAACGCACCTAGTACATTCATGAGATTGATGAATCATGTGCTGCATAAGTTTATTG TCTTTCTTGGCTATGTTGTGTCACAACATGGAGTGGAAGTTGATGAGGAAAAGGTGAAAGCGATCAAGGAGTGGCCTGTTCCTACTAAT CACTTGAAAGGACAAAGCAAGCTGAATCGTAGACATGCCAAGTGGATGGAATTCTTGAAAATTTTTCCTTATGTGATCAAATACAAAAAAGAAAATGTCAATATCGTGGCTGATGCACTTTCCAAGAGGTATGCTTTGATTTCATTGCTTAATGCTAAACTAATGGGATTTGAGTTGATTATAGATCGATACAAGGACAATCCAAAATttgtaaatatttatgaaaagtgcGAGAAAGGAGCTGTAAATGGCTATTACAGGCATGACGAATACTTGTTTAAGTCAGGTCGGCTGTGCATTCCTAACAGTTCTATTAGAGAGCTTTTGGTGAGAGAAGCTCATGGTGGCGGATTGGCGggtcattttggagagaaaaaaatattggagATGATGAAAGAGCACTTTTATTGGCCAGCTATGATTCGTAATGTGCATCACGTCATTGAGAG AAAATCTAAGTTCATGCCGCGTGCTGATGGTCCATTCCGAGTTATTGAGAAAGTGAATGACAATGCTTACAAGATTGAATTGCCTGATGACTACAATGTGTCCGCTACATTCAATGTTCGAGATCTTTCTCCTTACTTGGAGGATAGTTTGGATGATGAGGAAGACttggatttgagg GTCGCCGTTGACTTCaaggtcatgtatgagaacatGGCCTACCTATTAAAGAATAAAGAGGTCATGGATGCCAATCTAATTATTCtccaagaggagaagaaaaaggagtCCAAACTTGCTTCGAAACTCAAATATCAACTTGAAAAAAAGCTGAAGGCATTGAAGGAGAAAACTTAA